A single window of Oreochromis aureus strain Israel breed Guangdong linkage group 7, ZZ_aureus, whole genome shotgun sequence DNA harbors:
- the parm1 gene encoding prostate androgen-regulated mucin-like protein 1, with translation MRVSRQTLITCVLLFCAVTKQMAISTAPTSTSANLAETSAAGVTENTSTTDINQSTNTAITPTSATETYSTTDITQSTNTGITPTNTIQTNSTTDIAQITSTAITPTNTTQTNSTTDITQSTSTAITPTSATQTNSTTDFAQSTSTAITPTNTTETNSTTDITQTPNTTITLSTLNTSIQTTTETTTKTTITTQATTTTAITPGITTPPRATTRGTTLGQDEHKPKGLSSGSIAAIVSFFIVLVLVVLGGLYYYKIRRTNYGRLLESQDYGMTGNFNNPMYDPYDA, from the exons ATGAGGGTCAGTCGTCAAACTCTGATAACAT GTGTGTTGTTATTCTGTGCAGTAACAAAACAGATGGCAATCTCCACAGCACCAACTTCAACTTCTGCAAACCTTGCTGAGACATCAGCTGCAGGTGTCACTGAAAACACCAGCACCACTGACATCAACCAAAGCACCAACACAGCCATTACTCCCACAAGCGCCACCGAAACATACAGCACCACTGACATCACCCAAAGCACCAACACAGGCATTACTCCCACCAACACCATTCAAACAAACAGCACCACTGACATCGCCCAAATCACCAGCACAGCCATTACTCCCACAAACACCACTCAAACAAACAGCACCACTGACATTACCCAAAGCACCAGCACAGCCATTACTCCCACTAGTGCCACCCAAACAAACAGCACCACTGACTTCGCCCAAAGCACCAGCACAGCCATTACTCCCACAAACACCACCGAAACAAACAGCACCACTGACATCACCCAAACCCCCAACACAACGATCACCTTAAGCACTTTAAATACAAGTATTCAAACAACCACAGAAACTACTACCAAAACTACCATCACCACCCAAGCTACCACCACAACAGCCATCACTCCTGGAATCACCACCCCCCCAAGAGCCACCACCAGGGGTACCACTCTGGGGCAGGATGAACACAAGCCTAAAGGTCTAAGCTCAG GAAGTATTGCAGCCATCGTTTCTTTTTTCATTGTATTGGTTCTCGTTGTGTTGGGAGGGCTGTACTACTACAAGATCAG ACGGACGAACTACGGTCGTCTCCTGGAGAGCCAAGATTACGGCATGACAGGAAACTTCAACAACCCAATGTACGACCCCTATGATGCTTGA